Within Parabacteroides pacaensis, the genomic segment CACGGACATCCATCCGGGAAGTTTTTACGTAAAACGGGCGTAAAGTATCTTTGGTGACTTCAAGATAGATCTCTCCGTTAGCATAGATAGTCCGGTTATCTTCATCAAAAGTAGAAGGGAAACGTAGTGTTGTGCCTGAATTCACCCATACTTTTGTTCCGTCTGCTAATATAACGGACGAATGTCGGCCTCTGGGTACTTTCAAAACATTCATTTCTTCTTTTTCAGATTTTTGCTTTGTTTCCCTATCTTCTTGCGGAGTAACAATCTCTTCATTTTTGTTGTTTATCTGGAGATTTCCTTGCGGTTTTAACCGGATAGTTGCCTTATTTGCGACAACCATGGTTTTTTTACTAGGTAATTCCAAAATTACTTCTGTTTGTATACTATCTGTTTCAATTTGTATTTGTGCTACTTGGTTAGAATTGCTTTGTGGTGTATTTTTGGGAGAAAAGAAAAACCAGGAACCTATAACACAAATTAAAATAATACAAGCTGCGGCATATCTTGCCCCTAGGTAATAACGGTGTTTCTTTTTACGTTGCTTATAGCTTTCCTGTATCCTGGCAGACAATTTTTCTACATTGCCGGAAGAAAGAGCATATTTATTCAATTGTGTGGAAAGGATGATCATACGTGCTTCTGCGACTGCTTCTTGCATTTCAGGATGTTTCTCCAACCATTGACTCCATTCTCTTTCCGAGTCGTTTGAAGGAATTAAGCACCACATTAAAAAATGAGGGTTATGGAGTAATTTCTTTACAGCAGGAGATATATTGTTTTTCATTTTCATCTTTTTTAGTCAATCTTTTCTTATAAACGCAGAAGATGAAAATTTGACCCCACGAAAATCAAAAAAAATGAAGGTATAAGAAAAAAAATAATGTAGTTGGTCCGTAAGTGTCTCTAATATGGTTAATTGCACGGTAAATTAATTTTCTGACACCTTTGGGTGTCATACCTAATAATTCGGCAACTTGTTCATATTCCAGTTCCTGCATAAAACGCAAGTAGATAGCTTCTCTCTGCCGGTCGGTAAGAGTTTGGAGCATTTCTTCAATGAGTTTTTTAATGTGTTCTTTTTCTTCTTTCTCTTCTAACAGGTCTAATTCCGTTACTTGCAGGGAAAAGGTATATTCATTTATTTCTTCGATACTTTCATAGATGATAGGACGTCTTTTCATAGAAATTAAGCGATTCTTTAAACTGCAAAGTAGATAAAATTTCAGGTGCTCTTTTTTACTTTTGGAAATGGAAGTATCCATTATATGAAGAAAGACATCATGAATAGCATCCATCAGCTCTTCATCATTAAAGCCGAATGCTCTCCCATATGAAAATAGATCATTTACATAAGTGGTGTATATCTGAGTGTACCAGGCTTCTTCATTTGTCATTGTTTTCCTTCAGTTTGCGCTATTATTTTCCTGTATAAAAATAGGATAGTTCTTGCAGAACTTGGTTTTTCCTTCTTTTTTGAAGAATAAAGACTGTTTTATAAGGACATTTATTACTAAAATGAGGATGTGTTAGAAGTATCAGATTACTTTTATAACATCCTCATTTTTTTTATAAATCGATAGCCATTTCCCGCATGCAGGGCTCATTCAATTCCATTTATTATTCTATCCGGTATCTTTTTAAAAGGACATGGTTTCCCATAAAACGACTTTACCGGTAGAAAAATAGTTCTTATTACATTTTCTATGACCTCACTATTTTCTTCCGTCAAATTCTATGTAGGATTTAATCAGCAAAATTTATTTAATTAGGAAGTATCCCATTATCAATAGCTTATCTTTTTTACTTATTATTTTTCGTCTTCAATATTTGCAAGTACAATATTCTTTTATTTACTTTGCGACCGTCAAATCAAGTTCTAGGAGAACTTCTTCAGAATAACAAAACACATAATCACTCTTTTCCTCTACATATTTAAAAGCATCCTTAATAGATACTTGTGATAATTCTATAGATAAAGAGTTTGCTGGGGAAGAGGTTGGTTCTGCTGCCGAATTAAACGTACATAAACAAAAAACAAAGGACATAAAACCTATCCCATACAGCTTGTTTTTTAAATTAATTAGATTATAAAAATTCTTCATACATTGGTATTAATTTTTTAAGGAAGATATAAAATGTACTCTCTCAAAAAAAAGATAAACACTTGCACATTATTGTGCTTACAAGTAATAAATCCAAGGTCTATTCCATAGGCAATTTATTTTTAATTAGTACTATATTAAAGATTCTCCATTATCATTTTTCTAAAAAAGAGAAATGCTAGGTAACATTTTTAACTCTTCGCTCTTATTTCATTCTACATTTAGAGGATAAATAACCTTATCTTCAACAACGTAGCGAAGGAACTACAGAATACAATAGTTCTCCTAGAACTTAGTAAAAAAGTAGATGTTACCGCCCAATCGACTAATATCGATAAAATATTATCCGATATCTTAAGCGGTACAGATTTAAGTTATGTAATAAAAGACCATCGAGTTATTATTACCCGGAAGGCATCCGTTCCTCAAGCCAAAAAAGGAATTGCAATCAACGGTACGATCCGTGACGCAGAACGGAACACGCTACCCGGAGTAAATATCGTTGTAAAAGGCACTACGATCGGAACCACAACCGATCTGGATGGGAATTATTTTATTACCGTACCTGATAAGAAATCCATACTTGTCTTTCAATATGTAGGATTTGTTTCCCAAGAAATTCCGGTGGGTAACCAGTTGAACATCAATGTTGAACTAAAAGAAAATGTAACGGATTTGGAAGAAGTAGTGGTAGTGGGCTTCGGTAAGCAAAAGAAAGTTTCCGTAGTAGGCTCTATTACAACCATCGAACCGAAGAAGTTACAGGTAGGAACGACCCGCTCTATGAGCAACAACTTGGTAGGACAATTATCAGGTGTAATCGGCGCACAAAGATCCGGTGAGCCGGGGTATGACAATTCCAGCTTCTTTATCCGGGGAATTTCCTCCTTCAACGGGAGCAACAATCCTTTAATCTTAGTAGACGGGATAGAAAGGGATTTAAATAACATAGACCCAGCAGAAATCGAATCGTTTTCTATCCTGAAAGATGCTTCCGCCAGTGCCGTATATGGGGTACGGGGTGCCAATGGGGTAATCTTGATTAACACCAAACGGGGAAAAGTAGGAAAACCTTCCGTAAACATCCGGTTTGAACAAGGGATGACTATGTTAGGCAAATTACCCGACTTCGTAGATTCCTATGACTACCTAAGTTTGGTCAATGAAATTGCCATCGACGAAGGTAAACCCGCTCCTTACAAACAAGAGATCATAGATAAATACCGGACAGGCGAAGACCCCGACCTTTACCCGAATGTAAACTGGGTAGATGCCATCACAAAGGATATGGGACAAAACACTCGTGCCAATCTCGAAGTATCCGGAGGTAGCGAAATACTACGCTATTCATTAGTAGGTTCATTCTACCATGAAGGCGGTATTATCGACCGGGACAAATCCCAAGAATGGGATTCGGGTTCTAAGCTCAGCCGTTATAATGTCCGTTCCAATGTAGACGTAAACGTTACCCCTACCACCCTTTTTCGCGTGAATATCGGCGGATACTTACAAGAACGCAGACGTGCTCCGGGAAGCGTAGACGACCTATTTTCCTTGGCTTTCGAAACACCTCCTTATGTACATCCCACCCGTTATTCAACTGGAGAAATACCCCGGGTAAAGAACCGTGCCAACCCATGGTCCGTAGCCACCCAATGCGGATATGAATCTTATAGTGCCAGCAAGATCGAATCCTTATTTTCTCTAGAGCAAGACCTCAAGTTCCTTCTTCCGGGATTAAAGGTAAAAGGAATCTTTTCTTTCGACCGTTACTCGGCTAACAGCGTATACCGCACCAAAACACCCGATTATTATAATCCGGCTACCGGCAGGAACCCGGACGGCACGCTCGATTTGACGATTGCCGATTACGGGCAAGTATTTCTGGGTTATTCCAACGGATCGGAATATGGCAATAAAAGTACCTATATAGAGGCTGCTTTAAACTACGATAAATCTTTCGGGAAACATACGGTAGGTGTGATGTTCATGTATAACCAGCGAAGCTTGGACGAAGGTGAAAAATTGCCCTTCCGTTTCCAAGGGATAGCCGGACGTGCTTCTTACACGTTCGACAATAAATATATCGCTGAATTCAACTTCGGGTATAACGGTTCGGAAAACTTCGCTCCGGGACACCGTTTCGGTTTCTTCCCCTCTGTGGCAGCCGGCTGGGTGATCTCAGAAGAGGCTTTCATGGAGCCTTATAAAGATACGTTCACCACTCTTAAAATCCGCGGTTCTTACGGTTTAGTAGGAAACGACTGCTTAGGGGCCGAACGGAAAACTATCCGTTTCCCGTATTTAACAACTATCGGGGATACCGGAGGCTATAACTGGGGTATGGAAGCGGAGTATTACCGCGCCGGACGTTGGGAAGGACTGGTAGGTTCTCCTGTCCTCACCTGGGAAAAGGTTAAAAAGATGAACATTGGGATCGATTTGGGTTTATGGAACGCCGTGGATTTATCGGTAGACTATTTCAATGACAACCGTTACGACATTTTCATGCAACGCCAGACCATTCCTTCCAGCTCCGGATTTATCCAGACTCCGTATGCAAATTACGGAAAGACCAACAACAAGGGTGTGGATTTGTCTTTATCCGTAAACAAACAATTCGGGAAAGATTGGACGGTTATGGTACGCGGTACATTCACCTATGCAAAGAGTGAAGTAACGGAAAAAGACGAACCTGCCGGCATTATAGGTACGAATCGCGCCCGTACCGGCCATCCCATCAACCAGATATTCGGGTTAATCGACGACGGGCTGTTTACCGAAGATGACTTTGTAGATGTGGAAAACGGAGTATTAAAAGACAACATTCCTCTCCACACTTTCAGCGATAAAGTCCGTCCGGGCGATATCAAATACAAAGATATAAACGACGACGGTAAAATCAGCTCCCTTGACGAATGTGCTATCGGCGGTACTTGGGACCCGCAAATCGTTTACGGTTTCGGAGCCACGCTGAAATACAAGCAGATAGACCTCGGATTCTTCTTCCAAGGCAACGGCAGGACCTATCGCATCATCGGAGGCAACAATTTTATCCCCGGATGCGGTGCAGGCATGGGAAATATCTACAGCAATTTTGCCGATCACTGGACGGAAGACAATCCCCGGCAAGACGCCTTCTGGCCCCGTCTTTCCAGCACAAACAATTCCAATAACAACCGTGCTTCCACCTG encodes:
- a CDS encoding FecR family protein, whose protein sequence is MKNNISPAVKKLLHNPHFLMWCLIPSNDSEREWSQWLEKHPEMQEAVAEARMIILSTQLNKYALSSGNVEKLSARIQESYKQRKKKHRYYLGARYAAACIILICVIGSWFFFSPKNTPQSNSNQVAQIQIETDSIQTEVILELPSKKTMVVANKATIRLKPQGNLQINNKNEEIVTPQEDRETKQKSEKEEMNVLKVPRGRHSSVILADGTKVWVNSGTTLRFPSTFDEDNRTIYANGEIYLEVTKDTLRPFYVKTSRMDVRVLGTSFNVTAYEDETSQSVVLAEGSVEVNNLSGQVRRIRPQEMLTLANNTIDIVKVNTYDYISWKDGVFQFEKKKLEYVIQRLARYYNVEFDYDPRIGNYVCTGKLVLFDDIDKVMLTLKESFSVSYEINENKIKLNTNLKN
- a CDS encoding RNA polymerase sigma factor — encoded protein: MTNEEAWYTQIYTTYVNDLFSYGRAFGFNDEELMDAIHDVFLHIMDTSISKSKKEHLKFYLLCSLKNRLISMKRRPIIYESIEEINEYTFSLQVTELDLLEEKEEKEHIKKLIEEMLQTLTDRQREAIYLRFMQELEYEQVAELLGMTPKGVRKLIYRAINHIRDTYGPTTLFFFLYLHFF
- a CDS encoding TonB-dependent receptor, whose amino-acid sequence is MVLLELSKKVDVTAQSTNIDKILSDILSGTDLSYVIKDHRVIITRKASVPQAKKGIAINGTIRDAERNTLPGVNIVVKGTTIGTTTDLDGNYFITVPDKKSILVFQYVGFVSQEIPVGNQLNINVELKENVTDLEEVVVVGFGKQKKVSVVGSITTIEPKKLQVGTTRSMSNNLVGQLSGVIGAQRSGEPGYDNSSFFIRGISSFNGSNNPLILVDGIERDLNNIDPAEIESFSILKDASASAVYGVRGANGVILINTKRGKVGKPSVNIRFEQGMTMLGKLPDFVDSYDYLSLVNEIAIDEGKPAPYKQEIIDKYRTGEDPDLYPNVNWVDAITKDMGQNTRANLEVSGGSEILRYSLVGSFYHEGGIIDRDKSQEWDSGSKLSRYNVRSNVDVNVTPTTLFRVNIGGYLQERRRAPGSVDDLFSLAFETPPYVHPTRYSTGEIPRVKNRANPWSVATQCGYESYSASKIESLFSLEQDLKFLLPGLKVKGIFSFDRYSANSVYRTKTPDYYNPATGRNPDGTLDLTIADYGQVFLGYSNGSEYGNKSTYIEAALNYDKSFGKHTVGVMFMYNQRSLDEGEKLPFRFQGIAGRASYTFDNKYIAEFNFGYNGSENFAPGHRFGFFPSVAAGWVISEEAFMEPYKDTFTTLKIRGSYGLVGNDCLGAERKTIRFPYLTTIGDTGGYNWGMEAEYYRAGRWEGLVGSPVLTWEKVKKMNIGIDLGLWNAVDLSVDYFNDNRYDIFMQRQTIPSSSGFIQTPYANYGKTNNKGVDLSLSVNKQFGKDWTVMVRGTFTYAKSEVTEKDEPAGIIGTNRARTGHPINQIFGLIDDGLFTEDDFVDVENGVLKDNIPLHTFSDKVRPGDIKYKDINDDGKISSLDECAIGGTWDPQIVYGFGATLKYKQIDLGFFFQGNGRTYRIIGGNNFIPGCGAGMGNIYSNFADHWTEDNPRQDAFWPRLSSTNNSNNNRASTWWLHNMSMLRLKNVELGYSFSKEKLLPSFIKSARIFIAGSNLLQFSNFDMWDPEVDTSNGLRYPIMKSVSVGFDINF